The segment TGTTTGGCAAGACGCCGCCTTGAGCGATTGTGACGCCCGAGAGCAATTTGTTCAATTCTTCGTCGTTGCGGATGGCGAGTTGCAAGTGACGGGGAATGATACGGGTCTTCTTGTTGTCACGAGCAGCGTTTCCTGCCAACTCCAAGACTTCAGCTGCCAAGTATTCCATGACGGCAGCCAAGTAAACGGGAGCTCCGGCACCAACGCGCTCCGCATAGTTGCCTTTGCGCAAGAGACGATGGATACGACCGACGGGGAATTGCAATCCAGCGCGGTTCGAGCGAGACTTTGCCTTTGCCTTGACTTTTCCTCCTTTTCCACGGCCTgacattgttaatttttgtttttttttcttcttttagcTTCGATGCAAACACAACGAGATGTTACGAATAACTGATGACGAATTCCGGAACGCTCCctcttttatacaaaaaaattcgaacgCAGACAGGGGCGGAGTTACGAacgataaattattgaaaatctcAAATATTTCCGAAAATTCTCGatgaaaattggaaatttttcataaaaaagaaattttgaaaaattttccatcagaATTTTAcacaatatttgaaaaattccaaaaattcagggagaaatttgagtttttgtgtaattttgtgTGTCTCCCGCCATTTTGGTTGTTCCGAACATCTGCTTAAGTCTGCGTTCGAACGAAAATCGTATAAAAGGGAGAACGCAAACGTCGAAAGGCATCATTTCGTTTTTGACTAACAAGGAAGAAACATCTAACAATGGCACCAAAAACCAGTGGAAAAGCCGCCAAGAAGGCAGGAAAGGCCCAAAAGAACATCGCGAAGGGCGACAAGAAGCACCGCAAACGCCGCAAGGAGTCGTACGCCATCTACATCTACAAAGTCTTGAAGCAAGTGCATCCCGACACCGGAGTCTCCTCCAAGGCGATGAGCATCATGAACAGCTTCGTCAACGACATCTTCGAACGTATCGCCGCTGAGGCAAGTCGCTTGGCTCACTACAACAAACGCTCGACGATCACCTCTCGGGAGATCCAAACTGCCGTCAGATTGTTGTTGCCCGGAGAATTGGCCAAGCACGCTGTCTCTGAAGGCACCAAGGCTGTCACCAAATACACGAGCTCCAAGTAAATTCACCCAATTTTCGTCTCAAAAACGGTCCTTTTCAggaccaacaaaaaatatcaacaaaaagttaacaaaaaatcaaaatatttcttacctcgatttaattttttaatgaattttatgccTTTGAATGAtgatatttctttaattaaattcataaaatattcgaaaatgttttgaatttcatcttaaataattttttttgaaaaaaatatcgaatatcTCGAAGCaggaatttaaacttttaatacactttctttcaattttttaagaaaaaaatattaaaactttcattaaatttaggttttgattgataattttcttattcataaaaattagagctcaaaatattcaatttcgtattaaataaataataccaaattttttattaattttcataatttaaatatgcTCAAAAATAggcaaaatgttgaaaaaaaaattttcttaaaaaagaaatttttttcttcgcttgaAATTCGACAATTTCTATCCTTAGAAggataaatttcatgaattccaaaacatttttgaccatTGCATCTTTTTTAATGAGTCTAGACTTCGCTTaatattctacaaaaaaaataatttagtgaaTTTCGATTCTTCTTTAATATTTGGcttcattttatttgcaaaaaaatatgaaattattctcttacaaaattcataaactcaaaattgtgcaattttcagatttttgttcttgacaataatttttttttatacttcaatatttttacatattacaattttaaaaatttattcaaaattttttgattttttttttttttcaaattttttttaatttttaatcaaattttgcttattttttacattgagtcattaaaatttttaaaaattgactttcgtaaaaaatttttgtacctaaaatgaaacgaaaattatCTTTTGACTTTAACtcaaacaaagaaattttttaaacgttcCTCATCTGAgtcattctaaaaattctggattttaagtttttgcaacaatttttttggaatttccCTTTATTTTAGCTCTTTGAAAGTATTTTGgatgaatttcataaaaaaatttaaaaaaaaattatttctgtgaaatttttttgaccttcacctaaaaacatttttgatatttttttttcatcgaacatcagatgagaaaaaaaagttactcaattttttcgaaaatgtctttaatttcatcgaattttaaaatttttaaaaacccaaaatcttttttcagtaaaaaaaaagttcaaaaaatcaaaatttatcttaattgaaaaataaattgcaaaatgCAGAAACGTAAATCTCTTTTTGCTTTCATTCAGTAGCGATCGTACCTTGAGTGgatgaaaaactttgaatgctcataattttttcccgattaaaaaaattcatgaaaaaattaattagacaaATAGCTCAGaataattagatttatttttcacaaaaatatttccaaaaaattttaaaactttgtaaaaaattaaaatttaattcagtcGTAGAGCAAATCGCACTGAACGAAAATCATCCATACCcttgttagaaaaattaaaaatttattgataaaaaattaattttttgaaattttttttcttttactcgGTAGAAAAGATTTCAATCTATCAAGAACATCgaagcaaattttgaaatttttcgtaatttttctgaattttacaaaatttctgaaaaatttttatgaatcaaCCATCGAACtttgacgaaaattttattttttgtaataaatttgaaagaaacttgcggatttttgtatttttctgatagtttgttaatttttctaaaagttttcttgagatttttcatcaaatttggagatatttcatcaaaatttgcgaaaataaGAAACGAGATCGTGAAAATTTGTGAGAAAGAGTCATGAAAGAGCGAAACAATTTCGATGCGACCTACTTCTCGGGCAAAACGGCGCGACTTAAGCAAGTGACGAACAGAGGGCGCTTcactgattaaatttttcaaagttcaaGTTTCGCTTTGCAAACAAATCAAATCTCACTCAAGATGTCTGACGCTGTTGTCGAACCCACACCCGCCGTCGCTGCTGCCTCGCCAGCTGCCAAGAAAACGAAGACGCCCAAAAAGGAAGGCGCCAAGAAGCCCAAAACGAAGCCAACGCACGCCCCAACTGCCACGTTGGTCATGGCTGCCGTCAAGGAGTTGAAGGACCGCAAAGGCTCGTCGTTGTCTGCCATCAAGAAGTACATCGCCGCCAACAACAAGGTCGATGTCGAGAAATTGGCGCCGTTCATCAGAAAAGCCCTGAAAAATGCCGTCGTCGCTGGCAAATTGGTGCAAGTCAAGGGAAAGGGAGCTTCGGGATCTTTCAAATTGCCCGCCAAGGAGAAGGTCGAGAAGAAACCCAAAGTTGCCAAGAAGCCCGCAGCGAAGAAAACTTCCGTCGCGAAGAAGAGCGCCACGAAGAAGGTTGCCAAGAAGCCCGTTGCCAAGAAAAGCACCGAAAAGAAGGAAAAGGCAGTCAAAGCTAAAGTCGCCAAGAAAGCTGGCACCGTGAAACCCAAGCAAAAGGCAACAAAACCAAAGGCAGCGAAGCCCGCAGCAGCAAAGAAGCCAAAGACACCCAAAAAGGCAGCAGCTAAGAAACCCGCAGCAGCGAAAAAACCCGCCGCGAAGAAAGCTGCAccaaaaaagaagtaaattcTTCACGTTTCTAACGCGAAACGCAACTCAAACAAACAATCAGTCCTTTTTAGGACTAACAAATCCCtccgaaaaaagttaaaaatcaatcaaacgaaagaaaaattcttccaaATGCGAATTTAAGggcttctaaaatttttctaaaatttgtttttctcgagaattttgataaaatttacttaaatttgagtaaatttcatgatcattttaaaaattaatgaattattttttcaaaaatttttaaattgaaccaaaaattattaaatttaattaaaattaaattattttaacaaaagtaaaaatataaaaaaaaaatagaaagggcatattttatgtttctttggtacaaaaaaaaaagaaaaaaaaaattttttgaacatttatcattaaattcactcaattaagtaaatttttcaaaatttaaaaaaaaaattattaaaaaattttaaaaaatcttaaaacagagaaaatttgatgaaattacgaaaaaaaatccataatgaGATATTTTCGTgggaaattttgcaaaaaaatcagatgtCGACCTTcacttaaatattatttcgcAATTTGATTACCGTCTGATGCTTCCTTAATGAGCACtttgcacaaaattaattactgcTCAGGACttttttctgcgaaaaatTGCAGATTATTacagaaaattgatatttttccatgaaaacttccagaatttgtaatttaaaaaaaaaatataaaagaaaaaattcaagcttGGCGTCTCGCAGTTTAGTTTTCATCGTTTtaccttcgaaaaaaaaatcatgaaaaagctCTTTGCGACTGTCGCCAAAGCTGGTTACACTAATTTGCTCATTTTGAAAGATTTGATCCAAAAATAAGCTTGAAatcagtcaaaaattattaaaaatcacgcAAATTGCaccaaatttcatttaaaaaattaaaaaaatcacgaagcacggcaaaaattttgtttgagaatttttaactttttttcgaaaaattttgttggtcCTGAAAAGGACCTTTTTTTGCGGGagtttttgtcgaaatttaaCCTCCGAAACCGTACAATGTGCGTCCTTGGCGTTTCAAGGCATAGACGACATCCATGGCGGTGACAGTCTTGCGCTTGGCATGCTCCGTGTACGTGACGGCATCCCGGATGACATTTTCCAAGAAAACTTTCAAGACGCCGCGCGTTTCTTCGTAGATCAAGCCGGAAATACGCTTGACGCCGCCACGACGAGCGAGACGACGGATTGCGGGCTTCGTGATGCCTTGGATGTTATCACGCAACACTTTGCGATGACGTTTGGCGCCTCCTTTGCCGAGACCTTTTCCTCCTTTACCACGTCCTGTCATGATTTTTGGTGCTGTTTACTTGTTGAAATACAAACGAAAACTGATGTCGACTCGTTGTGCGTCACTCGTATTTATACCAAAGACCAAAAAAGGGAGGGGGAAACTCGAATTAcgcgaaaattgcaaaaaactcgccggattttcgataaaaagtttaaaattttacacgaaatttaagataaatttttgatttttcatatttttacaagaaatttcgattaaattcaatttctgaagagatttttacgaaaaaagcgGAATTTCAATGCAAACATCTGTCATTCGCTCCCCTCTGTGTATTTGTGCGGTATAAATAGAGATGCTCGTTGCGTTTCTGCTTCATTCGTATTTTGTGTTTGACCAAGtcgagacaagaaaaaatctgaaaaatggCCCGTACCAAGCAAACTGCCCGCAAATCGACCGGAGGAAAGGCTCCTCGCAAGCAATTGGCGACGAAAGCTGCTCGCAAAAGCGCTCCAGCCACCGGCGGAGTCAAGAAGCCGCATCGTTATCGTCCCGGTACCGTCGCTCTTCGTGAGATTCGTCGCTACCAAAAGTCGACGGAGCTCTTGATCCGCAAATTGCCTTTCCAACGATTGGTTCGTGAAATCGCGCAAGATTTCAAGACTGACTTGCGTTTCCAAAGCTCCGCTGTTTTGGCTTTGCAA is part of the Culicoides brevitarsis isolate CSIRO-B50_1 chromosome 3, AGI_CSIRO_Cbre_v1, whole genome shotgun sequence genome and harbors:
- the LOC134834496 gene encoding histone H2A, with the translated sequence MSGRGKGGKVKAKAKSRSNRAGLQFPVGRIHRLLRKGNYAERVGAGAPVYLAAVMEYLAAEVLELAGNAARDNKKTRIIPRHLQLAIRNDEELNKLLSGVTIAQGGVLPNIQAVLLPKKTEKSS
- the LOC134834498 gene encoding histone H2B; this encodes MAPKTSGKAAKKAGKAQKNIAKGDKKHRKRRKESYAIYIYKVLKQVHPDTGVSSKAMSIMNSFVNDIFERIAAEASRLAHYNKRSTITSREIQTAVRLLLPGELAKHAVSEGTKAVTKYTSSK
- the LOC134834022 gene encoding histone H1A-like; the protein is MSDAVVEPTPAVAAASPAAKKTKTPKKEGAKKPKTKPTHAPTATLVMAAVKELKDRKGSSLSAIKKYIAANNKVDVEKLAPFIRKALKNAVVAGKLVQVKGKGASGSFKLPAKEKVEKKPKVAKKPAAKKTSVAKKSATKKVAKKPVAKKSTEKKEKAVKAKVAKKAGTVKPKQKATKPKAAKPAAAKKPKTPKKAAAKKPAAAKKPAAKKAAPKKK